The following are from one region of the Rhodopirellula sp. P2 genome:
- a CDS encoding DUF1559 domain-containing protein, with product MSVTHSPLGQTRPNPAPSRTTRSAFTLVELLVVIAIIGVLVGLLLPAVQAAREAARRMSCSNNFKQMGLALHNYHAAYNTFPYSRVATQTQWRGLGPTVAMMPFMEQQAVWEMISNPHTSDSGTTYVEFGGFPWSSDYTPNRFQIPTLRCPSDPAEGETIGRTNYAFCYGDAARYITFYWFDGDQRSDPGYEWAGDAAVWRGMWKWNQKKKFRDCLDGTSQTIIMGEMANFLDDRSIIGTAAVFGSQDFQTDLVQCKNTIDPERPQFYAPAQELIGYGSYGGQSNRGRWWTDSVSCNSAINTILGPNSVSCTYSTGPGSDWTGGVYSVTSRHQGGAHVLMTDGSIKFITDSINASTEGMDSNTTVTPRGPGTGHAAGVESPFGVWGAMGTAASRETRANEASL from the coding sequence ATGTCCGTTACACATTCACCGCTTGGGCAGACTCGCCCCAACCCTGCTCCGAGTCGCACGACCCGCTCGGCATTCACCCTGGTCGAACTCCTGGTCGTCATTGCGATCATCGGCGTCCTGGTTGGTTTGCTTCTGCCTGCCGTCCAAGCCGCTCGGGAAGCAGCCCGACGCATGAGCTGCAGCAACAACTTCAAACAAATGGGCTTGGCACTTCACAACTACCACGCCGCCTACAACACGTTTCCTTATAGTCGCGTTGCAACCCAAACCCAGTGGCGTGGACTGGGCCCCACCGTCGCCATGATGCCATTCATGGAACAACAAGCCGTCTGGGAGATGATCTCCAACCCTCATACCAGCGACAGTGGAACCACCTACGTTGAATTCGGCGGGTTCCCATGGAGCTCCGACTACACACCCAACCGATTCCAAATCCCAACCCTGCGTTGCCCATCGGATCCTGCCGAAGGCGAGACCATCGGCCGGACGAACTATGCGTTCTGCTACGGGGACGCGGCACGCTACATCACCTTCTATTGGTTTGACGGAGACCAACGAAGCGACCCTGGGTATGAGTGGGCGGGCGATGCAGCCGTGTGGCGAGGCATGTGGAAATGGAACCAGAAGAAGAAATTCCGCGATTGCCTCGATGGCACCAGCCAAACCATCATCATGGGTGAAATGGCCAACTTCCTCGATGACCGTTCGATCATCGGCACCGCGGCAGTCTTCGGAAGCCAAGACTTCCAAACCGACTTGGTGCAGTGCAAGAACACGATTGATCCGGAACGCCCTCAGTTCTATGCACCGGCCCAGGAGCTGATTGGCTACGGCAGCTACGGTGGACAATCCAACCGCGGCCGCTGGTGGACCGATTCCGTCAGCTGCAACTCAGCCATCAACACAATCCTGGGCCCCAACAGCGTGAGCTGCACCTACAGCACCGGCCCCGGGTCGGACTGGACCGGGGGCGTCTACAGCGTCACCAGCCGTCACCAAGGCGGAGCCCACGTGCTGATGACCGACGGTTCGATCAAGTTCATCACCGACTCGATCAACGCTTCGACCGAAGGCATGGACAGCAACACAACCGTGACCCCACGTGGCCCCGGAACCGGACACGCGGCCGGCGTGGAAAGCCCCTTTGGTGTCTGGGGTGCCATGGGCACTGCTGCTTCACGAGAGACCCGAGCCAACGAAGCCTCCCTGTGA
- a CDS encoding aldehyde dehydrogenase (NADP(+)), protein MSIASPATHPVLIAGTWREANTESTFQATDPNRNEKLDAKFPVSGWKDCDEALDAAVEAAAELRKLGPAKIADFMEAYADKIDAAKDQLVETAFAETGLGRSPRLADVELPRTSNQLRAAAKACRTGNWAMPTIDTQAGIRSCLGPLGPVCVFGPNNFPFAFGSVSGGDFAAAIAAGNPVIGKANSSHPDTTRLFAELALEALTETGLPAATVQLIYRTSHADGEKLVSDPRIGATGYTGSRGAGLTLKAAADKAGKPIYLELSSVNPVVITPAALEERSDAIVDEFITSVLMGTGQFCTNPGMVMLVQGEATDKFIAAVKERFIAAPAGTLLSPAVATSLGKSIQALVGFGAELLAGGGEAETDRCAMANTLLKTSGEAFLGNPEGFQTEAFGNASLIMVADDTQQLCDAIRHLEGNLTGCIYSSSQGADEDTYAQIAFELEPKVGRILNDKMPTGVAVSAAMNHGGPYPATGHPGFTAVGVPGSLIRFGKLTSYDNVKESRLPALLQSAPPTSDTWRLVDGAWTQGVIS, encoded by the coding sequence ATGTCCATCGCTTCTCCCGCCACACACCCTGTTTTGATCGCTGGAACTTGGCGTGAGGCCAACACCGAGTCGACCTTCCAAGCCACCGATCCCAATCGCAACGAAAAACTCGACGCCAAGTTCCCCGTCAGTGGCTGGAAAGACTGCGACGAAGCACTCGATGCCGCCGTCGAAGCCGCCGCGGAACTTCGCAAACTTGGGCCGGCCAAGATCGCGGACTTCATGGAAGCGTACGCGGACAAGATTGACGCCGCCAAGGATCAATTGGTCGAAACCGCATTTGCCGAAACCGGCCTGGGACGTTCACCCCGCTTGGCCGATGTCGAACTGCCCCGCACCAGCAACCAATTGCGTGCCGCCGCCAAAGCCTGCCGGACAGGCAACTGGGCCATGCCCACGATCGACACCCAAGCGGGCATTCGTTCGTGCTTGGGCCCCCTGGGTCCCGTCTGCGTGTTTGGCCCCAACAACTTCCCATTCGCATTTGGCAGTGTCTCCGGGGGCGATTTCGCAGCCGCCATCGCAGCTGGCAACCCTGTGATCGGCAAAGCCAACAGTTCGCACCCCGACACCACGCGTCTGTTTGCCGAACTGGCCCTCGAGGCCCTCACCGAGACCGGACTTCCCGCTGCAACCGTGCAACTGATTTATCGAACCAGCCACGCGGATGGCGAAAAACTGGTTTCCGATCCACGCATCGGAGCGACCGGCTACACCGGCAGCCGCGGCGCGGGGCTGACCCTGAAAGCCGCCGCGGACAAAGCTGGCAAACCCATCTACCTGGAACTTTCCAGCGTCAATCCCGTTGTCATCACCCCCGCAGCCCTGGAAGAACGCAGCGATGCAATTGTCGATGAGTTCATCACCAGCGTCCTGATGGGCACCGGGCAATTCTGCACCAATCCCGGCATGGTGATGCTCGTCCAAGGCGAAGCCACGGACAAATTCATCGCCGCGGTGAAAGAGCGTTTCATCGCCGCACCGGCCGGAACCCTGTTGTCACCTGCGGTCGCAACTTCGTTGGGCAAGAGCATCCAAGCACTCGTCGGCTTTGGTGCCGAACTGCTTGCCGGCGGAGGAGAAGCCGAAACAGATCGTTGTGCGATGGCCAACACACTGCTGAAAACCAGCGGCGAAGCGTTCCTTGGCAACCCGGAAGGCTTCCAAACCGAAGCCTTCGGAAACGCCTCGTTGATCATGGTCGCGGACGACACCCAACAACTCTGCGATGCGATCCGTCACCTGGAAGGCAACCTGACCGGATGCATCTACTCCTCGAGCCAAGGTGCCGACGAAGACACTTACGCTCAAATCGCGTTTGAGCTGGAACCCAAAGTGGGCCGCATCCTCAATGACAAAATGCCAACCGGTGTGGCCGTCAGTGCTGCCATGAATCACGGTGGCCCTTACCCCGCGACCGGGCACCCAGGATTCACGGCGGTTGGAGTTCCCGGTTCTTTGATCCGGTTCGGCAAACTGACCAGCTATGACAATGTCAAAGAGTCTCGCCTACCAGCTTTGCTGCAATCAGCCCCCCCAACCTCCGACACTTGGCGTCTGGTGGATGGAGCCTGGACACAAGGCGTGATTTCTTAG
- a CDS encoding ArsR/SmtB family transcription factor: MAASKPRSSKRVSEAPPKPAGNVQAFAEAAECLKTLAHPVRLRIVQLLLHSRYTVGEIAADCEIADNLASEHLRLLQRCGFLDSEREGRRVYYQVVEPHLSQLMACVESRFLADD; the protein is encoded by the coding sequence ATGGCCGCTTCAAAACCTCGTTCCAGCAAACGCGTCTCGGAAGCCCCCCCCAAACCCGCGGGAAACGTGCAAGCGTTCGCCGAAGCCGCCGAATGCCTGAAAACACTGGCTCATCCGGTCCGCCTGCGGATTGTGCAGTTGCTGCTGCACAGTCGTTACACCGTGGGTGAGATCGCCGCCGACTGCGAAATCGCAGACAACCTGGCGTCCGAGCACCTCCGATTGCTGCAGCGATGCGGCTTCCTGGACAGCGAACGCGAAGGTCGTCGTGTGTACTACCAAGTCGTCGAACCTCACCTGAGCCAATTGATGGCGTGCGTGGAATCGCGATTTCTAGCGGATGATTGA
- a CDS encoding FAD-dependent oxidoreductase, with the protein MSADSNAPIRLLIVGGVAGGASAATRARRMNEQAEIILFEKDHDVSFANCGLPYHIGQEIEDRDALVVASADFLRRRFRLDVRTREEVVSIDRANQTVTVRRHGATSGQDETYSQAYDKLILAPGASPIVPDLPGVDADNVLTLRNLVDMDRIKAHVDSGVVRRAVVVGAGYIGLEMVEQLRRRGVAVDLVELRDQVLPLLDHEMAQPIEEALRRNNVEVHLGVGLQSISCEGAAATSVGLSDGTELSTELVILGIGVRPNAGLANEAGLEIGGTGGIAVDEFSRTSDPNIYAVGDVSEPVFGPLGTPMRVPLAGPANRSGRLAGEHAVTGESAAATPVWGTSVVRVFDVSVGMTGLTRASAERCGKEATSVTIVAKHHAGYFPGAETMTLKLVYEPGTGKVMGAQCVGGEGIDKRIDVIATAMHFGGTARDLTGLDLAYAPPFGSAKDPVHMAGFAACNALDGIESFRDSDASLSDVQVVDVRGATEIEKAPLQEASGAIHIPVDELRDRLDELDRNQPTVVSCAVGVRGHIAARILRQNGFDVQNLSGGATVRNRCFG; encoded by the coding sequence ATGTCGGCGGATTCAAATGCACCCATTCGTTTGCTGATCGTTGGTGGTGTTGCGGGAGGGGCTTCGGCCGCCACCCGCGCCCGGCGGATGAATGAACAGGCCGAGATCATCCTGTTTGAAAAGGATCACGATGTCTCGTTCGCCAATTGTGGGTTGCCCTATCACATCGGTCAGGAGATTGAGGATCGAGACGCCTTGGTGGTCGCTTCGGCTGACTTTTTGCGACGACGATTCCGGTTGGATGTGAGGACCCGCGAAGAAGTCGTTTCGATTGATCGTGCCAACCAAACGGTGACCGTGCGGCGTCACGGGGCCACGTCCGGGCAAGACGAAACGTACTCACAAGCCTATGACAAATTGATCTTGGCTCCGGGGGCTTCGCCGATCGTGCCGGATCTTCCCGGCGTTGACGCAGACAATGTGTTGACGCTCAGGAATTTGGTCGACATGGATCGAATCAAGGCTCATGTGGATTCCGGTGTGGTCCGCCGAGCAGTCGTGGTCGGGGCAGGCTACATCGGATTGGAAATGGTGGAGCAACTGCGTCGTCGTGGTGTCGCTGTTGACTTGGTGGAACTACGCGATCAAGTGTTGCCGTTGCTCGATCATGAAATGGCACAGCCGATCGAAGAGGCTTTGCGGCGAAACAATGTTGAAGTGCACTTGGGTGTGGGGCTGCAGTCGATTTCGTGTGAGGGTGCAGCAGCCACTTCGGTTGGCTTGAGTGACGGGACGGAACTGTCAACCGAACTGGTGATCCTGGGCATTGGCGTCCGCCCCAATGCTGGTTTGGCGAACGAAGCTGGGTTGGAAATCGGCGGCACTGGCGGGATTGCTGTGGACGAGTTTTCTCGCACCAGCGACCCCAATATCTATGCGGTGGGGGACGTCTCCGAGCCGGTGTTTGGTCCGCTCGGGACACCGATGCGAGTGCCTTTGGCTGGACCCGCGAACCGTTCCGGCCGATTGGCTGGCGAGCATGCGGTGACGGGAGAATCCGCTGCCGCGACGCCAGTGTGGGGGACCAGCGTTGTGCGAGTGTTCGACGTTTCGGTCGGGATGACAGGTTTGACCCGAGCCTCGGCGGAACGATGTGGGAAAGAAGCGACCAGCGTGACGATCGTTGCCAAGCATCATGCGGGTTACTTTCCCGGCGCCGAAACGATGACGCTGAAACTGGTCTATGAGCCGGGAACCGGCAAAGTCATGGGGGCTCAGTGCGTGGGCGGCGAAGGCATCGACAAACGCATCGATGTGATTGCCACCGCGATGCACTTCGGGGGAACCGCACGCGATTTAACCGGTTTGGATTTGGCCTACGCACCGCCATTTGGTTCGGCCAAGGATCCGGTGCACATGGCTGGTTTTGCGGCCTGCAATGCACTCGATGGCATCGAATCCTTTCGCGATTCCGATGCTTCGCTCAGCGATGTTCAGGTGGTCGACGTGCGTGGTGCCACCGAGATCGAAAAGGCGCCGCTTCAGGAAGCGTCAGGGGCGATTCATATTCCGGTCGACGAACTTCGTGATCGCTTGGACGAATTGGACCGCAACCAGCCAACGGTTGTCAGTTGTGCGGTGGGAGTCCGCGGTCACATCGCCGCCCGAATTCTGCGGCAGAACGGCTTTGATGTTCAAAACCTTTCCGGTGGGGCAACCGTTCGCAATCGCTGCTTTGGGTGA
- a CDS encoding NAD(P)/FAD-dependent oxidoreductase, with the protein MSTIHPASSDAPAPSDRQSTGTLIVGGGVIGLSIAWELVRRGENVTVIDQGPIAHGTSWAAAGIFPPANLDRATDPIDRLRGFSHTLWPLWCQQLMDQTGIDPGLIRCGGLYLAETVGEASALTGMMSYWADLAVECERIDEPELLRRQPRLKDWAQTNPWIQSHPTSAAWWTPDEYQIRPPRLLTALATACQSQGVTLLPHTTLLHISSNAANCSATIRSRDATEHLLQSDRTVLCGGASLGSIFPEARLESSVIPIRGQILLLNSQTFTDPIVLNVGNRYLVARGDGNVLVGSCEEEVGFEPGTTDDVIQGLRHFANRVCPELESASVASHWSGHRPMTFDGFPMIGRVPDQSRLFVAGGHYRSGIHLACGTAVAMADAIEGKPSFMELSDFSVGKQQTAPR; encoded by the coding sequence TTGTCTACCATCCACCCCGCATCGAGCGACGCCCCTGCCCCTTCCGACCGCCAATCCACCGGCACACTGATCGTCGGGGGCGGCGTGATCGGACTTTCCATCGCCTGGGAACTCGTCCGCCGGGGCGAAAACGTGACGGTGATCGATCAAGGCCCGATTGCTCACGGAACCTCTTGGGCCGCCGCGGGAATCTTTCCGCCCGCCAACTTGGATCGCGCGACGGACCCGATTGATCGCCTCCGCGGATTCAGCCACACCCTGTGGCCGCTGTGGTGCCAACAACTGATGGACCAAACGGGCATCGACCCAGGACTGATTCGCTGTGGCGGGCTGTACTTAGCAGAAACGGTTGGCGAAGCCTCCGCACTGACCGGCATGATGTCGTACTGGGCCGACCTCGCGGTGGAATGCGAGCGCATCGATGAACCAGAGCTCCTGCGCCGGCAACCTCGATTGAAGGATTGGGCTCAAACCAATCCGTGGATCCAATCCCATCCGACCAGTGCGGCTTGGTGGACACCTGACGAATACCAAATCCGTCCCCCACGCTTGCTGACGGCCCTGGCCACCGCCTGCCAAAGCCAAGGCGTGACGCTGCTTCCCCACACCACGCTGCTCCACATTTCCTCCAACGCAGCGAACTGCTCTGCGACCATTCGATCGCGAGATGCGACCGAGCACCTGCTGCAAAGCGACCGCACGGTGCTCTGTGGTGGCGCTTCGCTGGGCAGCATCTTCCCCGAAGCCCGATTGGAATCCTCGGTGATTCCGATCCGCGGTCAGATCCTGCTGCTCAACAGCCAGACCTTCACGGACCCAATCGTCCTCAACGTTGGCAATCGCTACTTGGTTGCGCGAGGCGACGGGAACGTGCTGGTCGGTTCCTGCGAAGAAGAAGTCGGATTCGAACCGGGAACCACCGACGATGTCATCCAAGGACTGCGACACTTCGCGAATCGAGTTTGCCCTGAATTGGAATCTGCCAGCGTCGCTTCCCACTGGTCGGGACACCGCCCCATGACCTTCGATGGGTTCCCGATGATTGGCCGCGTGCCGGACCAGTCTCGCCTGTTCGTCGCGGGTGGGCACTACCGCAGCGGGATTCACCTGGCCTGCGGAACCGCTGTGGCAATGGCCGATGCGATCGAGGGCAAACCCTCTTTCATGGAACTGTCCGACTTCTCCGTCGGCAAACAGCAAACGGCACCGCGGTGA
- a CDS encoding TIGR04282 family arsenosugar biosynthesis glycosyltransferase, whose translation MPPPPMTSNPSQEARSQAVRKLGVMAKVAAQGKVKTRLGATIGFDRAARIHQRFLDQLFHELRDWGNERHWVVTPLESVSHLPQPPPAKWQLIDQGTGDLGDRMRRWFANQLPDRPALPRTHAILMGADCPLLTSEEIDEADRLFRENELVLGPAADGGYYLIGLSGPLAQPILDSLWNDIPWSTGEVFERTVAAAESLGLRIGRLPVRSDIDTEEDLTALLHQIEHPTDNAGAPIAHTELARDLRRILSS comes from the coding sequence ATGCCCCCTCCACCCATGACTTCCAACCCATCCCAAGAGGCCCGCAGCCAGGCGGTTCGCAAACTCGGCGTGATGGCCAAAGTCGCAGCCCAAGGGAAGGTCAAAACACGACTGGGCGCCACCATCGGATTCGACCGAGCGGCCCGAATTCACCAACGATTCCTCGACCAACTCTTCCACGAACTACGCGACTGGGGAAATGAGCGGCACTGGGTGGTCACGCCGCTCGAATCGGTCTCGCACCTCCCCCAACCGCCCCCGGCAAAGTGGCAACTCATCGACCAGGGGACCGGGGATCTGGGCGATCGCATGCGACGCTGGTTTGCCAACCAGCTGCCCGACCGCCCTGCTCTGCCCCGCACTCACGCGATTTTGATGGGAGCGGATTGCCCTTTGCTGACTTCCGAAGAAATCGACGAGGCCGATCGACTCTTTCGCGAAAATGAGCTCGTGCTGGGCCCGGCGGCGGACGGCGGCTACTACCTGATCGGGCTATCCGGCCCTCTCGCCCAGCCCATTCTCGACTCGTTGTGGAACGACATTCCGTGGAGCACCGGCGAGGTTTTCGAGCGCACCGTTGCGGCGGCTGAGTCGCTGGGGCTGCGAATTGGCAGGCTGCCAGTCCGATCAGACATCGACACAGAAGAAGATTTGACAGCCCTCCTTCATCAAATCGAACATCCAACCGACAATGCCGGTGCCCCCATCGCCCACACCGAACTCGCACGAGACCTTCGCCGCATCCTTTCCAGCTAG
- a CDS encoding serine/threonine protein kinase, whose protein sequence is MASITSERFVEMVARSNLVDEATQERFLKKVRERCEGSLPASSKKLAMAYKKAGLLTDWHIEKLFTGKYKGFFLGKYKLLGHIGSGGMSSVYLAEHTGLGDKRAIKVLPKKRVNDASYLARFKLEAKAIASLNHPNIVLAHDIDNDGDVHYIVMEYVDGVDLQVLVRRDGPLDFSTAAELISQAARGLAHAHDRGVVHRDVKPANLLIDSDGRVRLLDMGLALVTKTGDDESLTVANNENVLGTADYLAPEQALNSHTVDHRVDIYGLGCTLYYLLTGRPPFAEGTLAQRIAKHQNEMPKAIRELRPECPGELEGIVVKMIQKDPRYRYQNATDVAEVLKKFAAAVPKGEMIRVGLGEDPGEESSLSSMDFDSSSESMVTQSNQDTLTNKNDDTLASSRSKLIREQNQAASESGRLVKVGSMGTPADMLEGSFLDLEVESGYKGPPGRAPSSGSRRGVGSGIDRGKAVDARAQPGDNRSKGIDPVLLGTVVTSLFVAALALGYFLAKVTS, encoded by the coding sequence ATGGCTTCGATCACATCGGAACGATTTGTCGAGATGGTTGCACGGAGCAACTTGGTTGACGAAGCCACGCAGGAACGGTTCCTGAAAAAGGTTCGGGAAAGGTGTGAGGGCAGTTTGCCGGCCAGTTCGAAGAAGCTGGCGATGGCCTACAAAAAGGCGGGGCTGCTCACCGATTGGCACATCGAGAAGCTGTTCACAGGGAAGTACAAAGGCTTCTTCCTTGGCAAATACAAACTGCTCGGCCACATCGGATCGGGCGGGATGAGCAGCGTTTATCTGGCTGAACACACCGGTTTGGGCGACAAACGCGCGATCAAGGTGCTGCCCAAGAAACGCGTCAACGATGCCTCGTATCTGGCTCGCTTCAAACTGGAAGCCAAAGCGATCGCGTCACTCAACCACCCCAACATTGTGTTGGCGCACGACATTGATAACGACGGTGACGTCCACTACATCGTCATGGAGTACGTTGACGGGGTGGATTTGCAGGTGTTGGTGCGCCGCGACGGACCGCTCGATTTTTCCACCGCCGCGGAACTGATTTCCCAAGCTGCTCGAGGATTGGCGCACGCGCATGATCGCGGGGTGGTTCATCGCGATGTCAAACCAGCCAACCTGTTGATTGACAGCGATGGCCGGGTGCGGTTGTTGGACATGGGATTGGCTCTGGTGACAAAGACCGGGGATGATGAGTCTCTGACCGTCGCCAACAACGAGAATGTTCTCGGCACGGCCGACTACCTGGCACCTGAGCAAGCTCTGAACAGTCACACGGTTGACCACCGAGTCGACATCTATGGTCTGGGTTGCACGTTGTATTACTTGCTGACCGGCCGACCACCCTTCGCCGAAGGCACGCTGGCCCAGCGAATCGCGAAGCACCAAAACGAGATGCCCAAGGCGATTCGCGAATTGCGACCGGAATGTCCCGGCGAGCTGGAAGGGATCGTGGTGAAGATGATCCAAAAGGATCCCCGCTATCGCTATCAAAACGCCACCGACGTCGCCGAGGTGCTCAAGAAATTTGCGGCTGCCGTGCCCAAGGGCGAAATGATTCGAGTTGGGCTGGGAGAAGACCCTGGCGAAGAAAGCAGTTTGTCTTCGATGGATTTCGATAGCAGTTCGGAATCGATGGTCACCCAGTCCAATCAAGACACATTGACCAACAAAAACGATGACACCCTGGCGAGCAGTCGTTCCAAGCTGATTCGGGAACAGAATCAAGCGGCCAGCGAAAGTGGTCGATTGGTGAAGGTGGGATCGATGGGGACACCCGCTGATATGTTGGAAGGAAGCTTTCTCGATTTGGAAGTGGAATCCGGTTACAAGGGTCCGCCCGGGCGGGCACCCAGTTCTGGAAGTCGACGTGGTGTGGGTTCGGGAATTGATCGCGGCAAGGCAGTCGACGCTCGAGCACAGCCTGGTGACAACCGGAGCAAGGGCATCGATCCGGTGTTGCTGGGGACCGTGGTGACCTCGCTGTTCGTGGCCGCACTGGCTCTGGGTTATTTCCTCGCGAAAGTGACGTCTTGA
- a CDS encoding 1-acyl-sn-glycerol-3-phosphate acyltransferase — protein MTVVLDRPYEFVPPYRGNLWPTAIQTFRLIDWHLRKKEAVLDFECRHAERFAESLQAGHGILLAPNHCRYADPIVLGWLAREVHTHLYAMASWHLFNTNRFEQFALRRMGAFSVFREGNDRKALETAIDILVSGERPLVLFPEGTTNRTNDVLKPLLDGVSFIARAAAKKRAKRENGQVVIHPVGLKYLCLEDAHAWAHEQLAELEQTLSWLPAPGPGAIGDLVGRLFRVSQAYLALKEIEFTGQASTGELSPRRDRLIEQLLQQSEERYSLVAKPTEDVRERVRKIRAAVSNTFFAAENTVRDPATFRRDAERADLAQFLLSFPDEYLTPGKITDTRIVETIQRIQEAIFGKAKESLPMKVVIEVGEAIPVPAGRPPRGEADPVLCQLRDQLHTMVTSLSQEATLLA, from the coding sequence TTGACTGTTGTTCTTGATCGGCCCTACGAGTTCGTGCCGCCTTATCGCGGGAACCTCTGGCCCACTGCAATTCAAACCTTTCGATTGATTGATTGGCACCTTCGCAAGAAGGAGGCTGTGCTCGATTTCGAATGCCGGCACGCCGAGCGATTCGCGGAATCGTTGCAAGCCGGTCACGGAATCCTGCTCGCCCCCAACCACTGTCGCTATGCCGACCCGATCGTGCTGGGATGGTTGGCTCGTGAGGTGCACACCCATTTGTACGCGATGGCCTCGTGGCACTTGTTCAACACCAACCGGTTCGAGCAATTTGCATTGCGACGAATGGGGGCCTTCAGTGTTTTTCGGGAAGGCAATGATCGCAAAGCACTCGAAACCGCGATTGACATTTTGGTCAGCGGGGAACGTCCGCTGGTGTTGTTTCCCGAAGGCACCACCAATCGCACCAACGATGTGTTGAAACCATTGCTCGATGGCGTGTCCTTCATCGCTCGAGCGGCCGCAAAGAAGCGAGCCAAGCGAGAGAACGGGCAAGTTGTCATTCACCCGGTTGGTTTGAAGTACCTGTGCCTCGAAGACGCGCATGCCTGGGCGCACGAGCAGTTGGCGGAGTTGGAGCAAACGCTGAGTTGGTTGCCTGCGCCCGGTCCCGGGGCCATTGGGGATTTGGTGGGGCGTTTGTTTCGAGTCTCACAGGCCTACCTGGCATTGAAAGAAATTGAGTTCACCGGGCAGGCTTCGACGGGCGAGCTCAGTCCCCGGCGTGATCGTTTGATTGAGCAGTTGCTTCAGCAGTCCGAAGAACGGTATAGCTTGGTGGCGAAACCGACGGAGGATGTGCGAGAACGCGTGCGGAAGATTCGTGCGGCGGTCTCCAACACGTTCTTTGCCGCCGAGAACACGGTCCGTGACCCTGCGACTTTTCGTCGCGATGCAGAGCGCGCGGACTTGGCACAGTTTCTCCTCTCGTTTCCCGATGAATATTTGACACCGGGGAAAATCACCGACACTCGCATTGTGGAAACGATTCAACGCATTCAAGAGGCCATTTTTGGCAAGGCGAAGGAGTCACTGCCAATGAAGGTGGTGATCGAAGTGGGAGAAGCCATTCCGGTGCCCGCCGGGCGTCCGCCACGCGGTGAAGCTGATCCAGTGCTTTGCCAATTGCGGGACCAATTGCATACAATGGTGACATCGTTGTCCCAAGAGGCCACATTGTTGGCCTGA